The Cucumis melo cultivar AY chromosome 6, USDA_Cmelo_AY_1.0, whole genome shotgun sequence genome includes a region encoding these proteins:
- the LOC103490690 gene encoding thaumatin-like protein 1, with protein MDLFGNHSVSCSIFCFFSVLLTLHGAFGAKFTFVNKCDFTVWPGVLSGAGSLKFDTTGFELRKGSSRSFQAPAGWSGRFWGRTDCNFDGSGRGVCNTGDCGSGEIECNGAGAAPPATLAEFTLGSGNSPDFYDVSLVDGYNLAMIVEGTGGTGACGSTGCVTDLNRQCPLELRAEKGGACRSACEKFGTPEYCCSGAYGSPATCKPSKYSEIFKSACPRSYSYAYDDATSTFTCSGADYTVTFCPSSPSLKSSTDSSPRTTTTTTGTAGVVAQMTPLPDSSWMADMAIGGSTRTYSTDLSFLLFVLIFGSSLVFFSSLNLFSS; from the exons atggACTTGTTTGGGAATCACTCTGTTTCTTGTTCCATTTTCTGTTTCTTCTCTGTTCTCTTAACTCTCCATG GGGCTTTTGGAGCTAAATTTACATTCGTCAACAAGTGCGATTTTACAGTTTGGCCGGGAGTTCTCTCCGGTGCCGGCAGCTTGAAGTTTGACACCACCGGTttcgaacttcgaaagggaagtTCGAGATCTTTTCAAGCGCCAGCGGGCTGGTCGGGTCGCTTCTGGGGTCGAACCGACTGCAACTTTGATGGCTCCGGGCGTGGGGTTTGTAACACAGGGGATTGTGGGTCGGGCGAAATCGAGTGCAACGGCGCCGGAGCCGCACCTCCAGCAACTCTGGCGGAGTTCACTCTTGGATCGGGGAATTCGCCGGATTTCTACGATGTAAGCCTGGTGGATGGGTACAATTTGGCGATGATCGTTGAGGGAACGGGTGGAACGGGAGCGTGTGGGTCGACGGGGTGTGTGACGGACTTGAACCGGCAGTGTCCATTGGAGCTAAGAGCGGAGAAAGGCGGGGCGTGTAGAAGTGCGTGTGAGAAGTTTGGGACGCCGGAGTATTGCTGTAGTGGGGCGTATGGTTCACCGGCAACTTGTAAGCCGTCGAAATACTCGGAGATATTCAAGTCGGCTTGTCCGAGATCATATAGCTACGCCTACGATGATGCCACCAGTACTTTCACTTGCTCCGGCGCCGATTATACCGTTACATTTTGCCCTTCTTCTCCAAG CTTAAAATCATCAACAGATTCGTCGCCGAGGACGACGACGACAACGACGGGAACTGCTGGGGTGGTGGCACAAATGACGCCACTGCCAGATAGTTCGTGGATGGCAGATATGGCCATTGGAGGCTCGACAAGAACGTATTCAACTGAtttgtcttttcttttgtttgtgtTGATATTTGGAAGCTCTTTGGTCTTCTTCTCGTCTCTAAATTTGTTTTCATCTTAG